The Sphingosinicellaceae bacterium genome includes the window GGTCTGCACTTGGCGCGGCTGGAGCTCCGGCTTCTGTTCGCCGAGCTTTTACCGCGCCTCATATCGGTAACTCTGGCCGGCGAACCCTTAAACTCAATCGCCAATTTCGTGTCGGGTCGTAAGACGCTGCCGATCCGCTACGAAATGCGCTGAGGCAGGCGACACGCTCACTAGCGCGAGACCAAACCCGCGCGGACGGATGGCCCGAGGTCCTGCGCTTTCTAGCTGCTGGCGGGGCTCTGTCGACGAGCTGTGATCCCGCTTGCGCCCTGCTTTGTCTGATGAGGGCGCAATTACGTTTGTGTCCCATACGGATGCAACATCGTCCGGTTCGGTCGAGACGCTACCTGAAAGCAGCCGGACTGTTAGCGCCACTCCGTGCCATTCAGCCGGCACATTGGAGCGCCCGAAACTAGCCGTAGGACCGAGATGAACAGGCGTTCGGTTCAGAGAAACGACATAGCACTTCCGAACGTCGGCAACAGGGTCGTAATCACCTGCGACATCGTCGCGGTTAGGTACGCTTCTTCCCTGCCGTCACCGCGCGATAGCGCAGTGACGACGGATGCCGGATTGGTGGCCTGGCTTCAATCATCGCCGAGACGGCCGATCCTGTACGGTCCTGATCGCGTTGACAGAGGTCGTCCCTTCCAACTCAGCCGTACCAGCCCGTCGCGGACCAGCCCGTCGATCGCGGCGTGCACCACTGG containing:
- a CDS encoding DUF3253 domain-containing protein; this encodes MTDPRAATLSLLARRRPDATICPSEVARAIALDWHDAMPVVHAAIDGLVRDGLVRLSWKGRPLSTRSGPYRIGRLGDD